One genomic segment of Candidatus Eisenbacteria bacterium includes these proteins:
- a CDS encoding FtsW/RodA/SpoVE family cell cycle protein, protein MKRKADRWLMVLVLLLTLWGLVMVYSSSWTIGQMVLGKDSVFFVERQIVKAVAGLFLMFLLSMIPLRLLRDKLSFVGWWITVGFLTLLVAIRLLSGKSSPVRWVPLWGSMVQPSEFARIALIVVLAAVLAKAVIPPQTKDLFKALAITILTAGLVAAQPSLSVSVVLCLTGFCILFLAGGGWVWLGGLIAGMSGVTCFLLVGYQEKRWTTFVEAIRGILQGDILAAPNDQVQQALIALGSGGFLGTGVGRGLQKFKFLAQPHTDFILAVHGEETGFLGVIILLGLEALVVWRIFAIAIATRDSFSRLLCFGVGLQIGLLVLIHTAVNFGVGPTTGVPLPFISYGGSALVANLVGVGLVLAVSRQGIQTPKKEPLDMGLSRWRKR, encoded by the coding sequence ATGAAGCGCAAGGCCGATCGATGGTTGATGGTGCTCGTTCTACTCCTGACGCTCTGGGGGCTTGTGATGGTCTACTCGAGCAGTTGGACCATCGGGCAGATGGTGTTGGGCAAAGATTCCGTTTTTTTTGTAGAGCGTCAAATTGTTAAAGCAGTGGCTGGATTGTTTCTGATGTTCCTTCTCTCCATGATACCGCTGCGGCTGCTGAGGGATAAATTGTCCTTTGTGGGGTGGTGGATTACCGTTGGTTTTCTGACCCTGCTGGTAGCCATCCGCTTGCTATCGGGCAAATCGAGCCCCGTCCGATGGGTTCCCCTTTGGGGTTCTATGGTACAGCCGTCGGAGTTTGCGCGTATCGCCTTGATTGTGGTATTAGCCGCGGTCCTCGCGAAGGCGGTGATCCCTCCGCAAACAAAAGATTTGTTCAAGGCGCTGGCCATCACGATTCTGACGGCGGGACTTGTGGCGGCCCAGCCCAGTCTCAGTGTCTCCGTGGTGCTGTGCCTGACCGGTTTCTGCATCCTCTTCCTCGCCGGGGGCGGGTGGGTCTGGCTGGGAGGATTGATAGCCGGGATGTCGGGGGTGACCTGTTTCCTTCTGGTTGGGTACCAGGAGAAGCGATGGACCACCTTCGTCGAGGCGATAAGGGGCATTCTTCAAGGAGATATCCTGGCCGCGCCCAATGATCAAGTGCAGCAGGCGCTTATCGCATTGGGATCCGGCGGATTCCTCGGTACGGGGGTCGGACGCGGTCTCCAAAAGTTTAAATTTCTGGCGCAGCCGCATACAGATTTCATCCTCGCCGTTCATGGGGAGGAAACAGGGTTCCTCGGTGTTATAATCCTGCTTGGACTCGAGGCTCTTGTGGTTTGGAGAATTTTTGCAATTGCCATAGCGACCCGCGATTCCTTTAGCCGTCTTCTTTGCTTCGGGGTCGGACTGCAGATCGGGCTGCTGGTACTCATTCATACCGCCGTAAATTTCGGTGTAGGACCGACAACGGGTGTTCCATTGCCCTTTATATCTTACGGTGGATCGGCTTTGGTGGCCAATCTTGTGGGTGTGGGATTGGTTTTGGCAGTCTCCCGGCAGGGGATACAAACTCCGAAAAAGGAGCCCCTCGATATGGGACTGTCACGATGGAGAAAACGATGA
- the murD gene encoding UDP-N-acetylmuramoyl-L-alanine--D-glutamate ligase — protein sequence MPVKGEKKRGRALILGMARSGRAAARLLLTEGYDVIALDRTLSAETHEVWPALERMGSIQGLWGEHPLSALDGVEILVRSPGVRHDIPLLKEAYQRGIEVVGELELAYRRIRGALLALTGTNGKSTTTAWLAHILKESGRRATAAGNIGRPLSDAVLEEPPDTCFVVEVSSFQLEDISSFRPHVGVLLNITPDHLDRYASLEAYAEMKWNLFSHQGSDDWAVLPGDLSQGRSLKARTLHFGDAPGVDGVFSLGGEMVCEREGMRELIIPLNRLPLPGPHNQRNAMAAAAAAIAYGLAPDEIVEGLSTFKALPHRMEPVGRANEILWINDSKATNVDSLEVALKSYPSGIILIAGGRDKEGDFSRLKALAVQSIRHLILLGEAAETIRRAWPDVPATMVANLEEAVQTAGMKARSGEVVLLSPGCASQDMFKDYEERGHQFRDLVRKHHLEVESCGRDEETA from the coding sequence ATGCCGGTTAAAGGAGAAAAGAAAAGGGGACGGGCTCTTATTCTCGGGATGGCTCGATCGGGCCGTGCCGCCGCCCGGCTTCTTCTCACCGAAGGCTATGATGTCATCGCCCTCGACCGGACACTGTCTGCCGAAACCCATGAGGTGTGGCCCGCCCTGGAGCGGATGGGCTCGATTCAAGGCCTCTGGGGAGAACACCCCCTGTCTGCGCTCGATGGTGTTGAGATCCTGGTGCGAAGTCCCGGGGTCCGTCATGACATCCCATTGTTAAAAGAAGCTTATCAGCGCGGCATTGAGGTCGTGGGGGAATTGGAGCTGGCTTATCGTCGCATCCGGGGCGCCCTTCTGGCCTTGACCGGGACAAATGGGAAATCAACGACGACGGCCTGGCTGGCTCATATTTTGAAGGAGTCGGGACGCCGGGCCACGGCCGCCGGTAATATCGGCAGGCCGTTGAGCGACGCGGTACTTGAAGAACCGCCGGATACTTGCTTTGTCGTGGAAGTTTCCAGCTTTCAGCTGGAGGATATCTCATCCTTCCGCCCTCATGTCGGGGTTCTCCTCAATATCACCCCCGATCATCTGGATCGGTATGCCTCGCTTGAAGCCTATGCGGAGATGAAATGGAACCTCTTTTCACATCAAGGTTCGGATGATTGGGCGGTTCTCCCCGGCGACCTGTCCCAGGGGCGTTCCTTAAAAGCGCGGACGCTCCATTTCGGGGATGCCCCCGGCGTCGATGGGGTCTTCAGCTTGGGCGGAGAGATGGTTTGTGAAAGGGAAGGGATGCGGGAGTTGATCATTCCATTGAACCGGCTTCCCCTCCCTGGGCCGCACAACCAGCGGAACGCCATGGCGGCCGCCGCCGCGGCGATCGCCTACGGTCTGGCGCCGGATGAAATCGTCGAGGGTCTCAGCACATTCAAAGCCCTGCCGCACCGAATGGAACCGGTAGGCCGGGCGAATGAGATTTTGTGGATTAATGATTCCAAAGCGACCAATGTTGATTCCCTCGAAGTGGCATTGAAATCTTACCCATCTGGGATCATTCTCATAGCAGGCGGGAGAGATAAAGAAGGTGATTTTTCCCGGTTGAAGGCTCTCGCCGTCCAATCGATCCGGCATCTCATCCTATTGGGGGAAGCGGCGGAAACGATCCGGCGGGCATGGCCTGATGTTCCGGCCACGATGGTGGCGAATCTTGAAGAGGCGGTTCAAACGGCGGGGATGAAGGCTCGAAGCGGCGAGGTGGTTCTTCTGAGCCCGGGATGCGCCAGCCAGGATATGTTTAAGGACTATGAAGAGCGGGGTCATCAATTCCGCGATCTGGTCCGGAAGCATCATCTTGAGGTGGAATCTTGTGGAAGGGATGAGGAAACGGCATGA
- the mraY gene encoding phospho-N-acetylmuramoyl-pentapeptide-transferase gives MLYHLLYPLRDMVSVFNIFRYITFRGAYAAVTALILSFLLGPLIIRWLRSKGWGQMIRTDGPTTHLSKQGTPTMGGLLVLSAILVPTLLWANLTNIYIQIILLVTIALGGLGFLDDYLRVVKKFPKGLLGRYKIAGQIVVGLIVGGLLLWHRPQGDLTTMTTIPFFKDILLNFGILYLGVSVLIITASSNAVNLSDGLDGLAIGMIIPPAAAFGLLAYVSGHAKFSEYLNIPYLPGVGELTIYCAAFVGACLGFLWFNAYPAQIFMGDTGSLALGGCLGTLAILIKRELLLVVVGGLFVAEALSVMLQVFSWKTRRRRIFLMAPLHHHFEMMGWPETRVVVRFWIISILLALITLSTLKLQ, from the coding sequence GTGCTTTATCATTTATTGTATCCGCTGCGGGATATGGTCAGCGTTTTCAATATCTTCCGCTATATAACATTTCGCGGAGCATATGCTGCAGTGACGGCTCTCATCCTCTCCTTCCTGTTGGGACCGCTGATCATCCGCTGGCTGCGTTCGAAGGGCTGGGGGCAGATGATCCGGACCGACGGGCCCACCACACACCTGTCAAAACAAGGAACGCCGACGATGGGCGGTCTCCTGGTGCTTAGCGCCATCCTTGTTCCGACGCTTCTTTGGGCGAACCTAACAAACATTTATATCCAAATCATCCTTCTGGTGACCATCGCCCTGGGTGGGCTCGGCTTTTTGGATGATTACCTGAGGGTTGTGAAGAAATTCCCCAAAGGCCTGCTCGGCCGGTACAAAATCGCCGGACAGATTGTTGTGGGTCTCATTGTCGGCGGGCTTCTACTCTGGCACCGGCCGCAAGGGGATCTCACAACGATGACGACGATTCCCTTCTTCAAGGATATATTGTTAAATTTTGGTATTCTATATCTGGGTGTATCGGTGCTGATCATTACGGCCAGCAGCAATGCCGTTAATCTCTCTGATGGATTGGACGGATTGGCCATTGGAATGATCATTCCACCGGCGGCGGCTTTCGGCCTCCTGGCCTATGTCAGCGGCCATGCCAAATTTTCGGAATATCTTAATATCCCGTACCTGCCCGGTGTGGGAGAGTTGACTATCTATTGCGCCGCTTTTGTTGGGGCCTGTCTTGGATTCCTTTGGTTCAATGCGTATCCGGCGCAGATTTTTATGGGTGATACGGGCTCGCTTGCTCTCGGTGGCTGCTTGGGAACCCTGGCCATATTGATAAAGCGGGAGCTCCTGCTGGTCGTCGTGGGCGGGCTCTTTGTTGCGGAAGCCCTCTCGGTCATGTTGCAGGTTTTTTCCTGGAAAACGAGGCGGCGGAGGATTTTTCTCATGGCACCGCTGCATCATCATTTTGAGATGATGGGGTGGCCTGAGACGAGGGTCGTGGTCCGCTTTTGGATCATTTCGATATTGTTGGCGTTGATCACTCTCAGCACATTGAAACTCCAATAG
- the murF gene encoding UDP-N-acetylmuramoyl-tripeptide--D-alanyl-D-alanine ligase has protein sequence MSTRSDMWRWEDVARMAGARPAAGLDPFADKIFSGLSIDSRSIQSGELFLALKGEQYDGHDFIPQSLEGGAAGILMDEQRWLSDASLRKLARERGGIWLLSNDTLHSLQLWAGALRGRLNPRTIALTGSSGKTTTKDLLAGALSCFGPVCAAQRSFNNAIGVPYTLLQLEPRHRFLISELGMNRSGEIEALVGLVKPHIALITSLGRAHVGFLGHPGAVKAAKLEIIKGLDPDGILILPDKPADLHVDAKGIWNGRMLLFGTSKNAEISLEGDPEFSEDGTRFRVSGLPEPVTVRLVGRGAVECFLAALAVCRAMELPLIQAARAMATVDSPAGRLQPVRIGGVTLFQDTYNASPESSVANLEFLLAIKGAGHRYFAFGEMGELGAYSRECHEEVGRLAARCDVSYFLGPEAIWAHREVERLGGRSRFYDSHEELAQDLVSIVKRGDLILVKGSRRSGMEKVCKLFKAGMVSPVERNAGRE, from the coding sequence ATGTCCACCCGATCCGACATGTGGCGGTGGGAGGATGTGGCCAGGATGGCCGGGGCCCGCCCCGCAGCTGGGCTCGATCCGTTTGCTGATAAAATATTCAGCGGGCTTTCTATCGACTCCCGCTCAATCCAGTCCGGCGAATTGTTTCTTGCCCTCAAAGGTGAACAGTACGATGGACACGACTTCATCCCTCAAAGTCTAGAAGGGGGCGCCGCCGGCATTCTTATGGATGAGCAACGCTGGCTAAGTGACGCATCGCTGAGGAAGCTGGCGCGGGAAAGGGGAGGCATTTGGCTTCTCAGCAACGACACCCTTCATTCACTCCAGCTTTGGGCCGGGGCTCTCAGGGGTCGGCTCAATCCGAGAACAATCGCTCTGACGGGAAGCAGCGGCAAAACAACAACAAAGGATCTTTTGGCCGGCGCCCTATCATGTTTCGGACCGGTTTGTGCGGCGCAACGCAGCTTTAATAATGCCATTGGTGTACCTTATACATTGCTTCAATTGGAACCACGGCATCGTTTTCTCATCTCTGAGCTGGGTATGAACCGCTCCGGGGAAATTGAAGCCCTAGTGGGCCTTGTAAAACCCCATATCGCTCTCATTACATCCCTGGGTCGGGCGCATGTGGGATTCCTGGGGCACCCCGGAGCGGTCAAAGCGGCAAAGCTTGAAATCATCAAAGGGTTGGATCCGGACGGAATCTTAATTCTCCCCGATAAACCGGCGGATCTCCATGTTGATGCGAAAGGTATCTGGAACGGGCGGATGCTCCTCTTCGGCACATCGAAGAATGCAGAGATCTCCCTCGAAGGTGATCCGGAATTCAGCGAAGATGGAACGCGTTTTCGCGTTTCAGGGCTTCCAGAGCCGGTTACAGTGCGCCTGGTTGGAAGGGGCGCCGTTGAATGCTTCTTGGCGGCATTGGCGGTGTGCCGGGCCATGGAACTTCCCCTGATTCAGGCCGCTCGCGCTATGGCAACCGTAGATTCACCGGCCGGCCGTTTGCAGCCCGTTCGGATCGGGGGTGTGACCCTTTTTCAGGACACCTACAATGCCAGTCCTGAATCGAGTGTGGCCAATTTGGAGTTTCTCCTGGCCATCAAGGGAGCCGGACATCGCTATTTCGCCTTTGGCGAAATGGGGGAATTGGGAGCCTACAGCCGGGAATGCCATGAAGAGGTCGGGCGATTGGCGGCCCGCTGCGATGTCTCCTACTTTTTGGGGCCGGAAGCGATATGGGCTCATCGTGAAGTTGAAAGGCTCGGGGGCAGAAGTCGTTTCTATGACAGCCATGAAGAGCTGGCGCAGGATTTGGTTTCGATTGTAAAGCGGGGGGATTTGATTCTTGTCAAGGGCTCCCGCCGCAGCGGTATGGAGAAGGTTTGCAAGCTGTTTAAGGCAGGGATGGTATCGCCGGTCGAAAGGAATGCCGGCAGAGAATAG
- a CDS encoding UDP-N-acetylmuramoyl-L-alanyl-D-glutamate--2,6-diaminopimelate ligase — MHHDSRAIQPGSIFVGIKGKEYDGRSFVRSAIEAGAALIVSDTDPQNKEIPWIQTPAPRKALAYLSDAFYGHPSGRMDLIAATGTNGKTSVCWLLREALVILGFPAASLGTLGASLAPRGKEKREIAWPSHTTPEAPAFQKTLYELLESGITHVACEVSSHALAMDRILGTQFRIVLFTLFGRDHLDFHQTVENYRASKWKLFTPEGRGCIDEVPPAAVINVDDPEGRRLAEALLGGDPSDAQGGQSWPVAAGSPLVTHGLTDEGHPWLRGEILEAGSHGLLLRVMWPGGSLRLRSPLLGRFQATHLLAVLSALLVLGVSGKDAADALAKSAPVPGRMECITRGPRGVILVDYAHTPEALETVLRESRAMADSKVYVVFGCGGERDSGKRPLMGLAAGQMADEVIITTDNPRREDPERIVAQILEGLRVTSAHHEVIMDRREALRSVIPRLEPGDLLLVAGRGAETIQDFGREKIPFDDRQVVREILLEISNDPAGRGLNQEGS, encoded by the coding sequence GTGCATCACGATAGCCGCGCTATCCAACCCGGGTCGATCTTTGTCGGAATCAAGGGAAAGGAATACGACGGCCGGAGTTTCGTTCGCAGCGCCATTGAGGCCGGCGCCGCCCTGATCGTCTCCGACACCGATCCGCAGAATAAAGAGATACCTTGGATTCAAACCCCAGCACCCCGGAAGGCGCTGGCCTATCTCTCTGATGCGTTTTACGGCCACCCAAGCGGACGGATGGATCTCATCGCCGCAACCGGAACCAATGGCAAGACCTCTGTCTGCTGGCTCCTAAGAGAAGCCCTGGTGATCTTGGGCTTTCCTGCGGCTTCTCTGGGAACACTGGGCGCCAGTCTCGCCCCCCGAGGAAAAGAAAAGCGTGAGATCGCTTGGCCTTCGCACACCACACCAGAGGCCCCCGCATTTCAAAAGACCCTTTATGAACTCCTGGAGTCCGGGATTACACATGTGGCATGCGAAGTCTCTTCGCATGCCCTCGCCATGGACCGGATCTTGGGAACGCAGTTCCGTATCGTTCTGTTCACATTGTTTGGCCGAGATCATTTGGATTTCCATCAAACTGTTGAAAATTATCGCGCCTCAAAATGGAAACTTTTTACGCCGGAGGGACGGGGCTGCATTGATGAAGTTCCACCCGCCGCCGTCATTAATGTCGATGATCCGGAAGGCCGGCGGCTGGCAGAAGCCCTGCTTGGAGGAGATCCATCTGATGCACAGGGAGGACAAAGCTGGCCGGTGGCTGCTGGTTCTCCCTTGGTGACTCATGGCCTGACGGATGAAGGCCACCCCTGGCTTCGAGGCGAAATTTTGGAAGCCGGGTCACACGGCCTTCTTTTACGTGTCATGTGGCCGGGGGGCTCTTTGCGTCTCAGATCCCCGCTTTTGGGAAGGTTTCAGGCCACGCATTTGCTGGCGGTCTTGAGCGCGCTTCTTGTTTTGGGTGTCAGTGGGAAAGATGCGGCGGATGCCCTGGCAAAGTCCGCTCCGGTCCCTGGACGTATGGAATGTATAACCCGTGGACCGCGCGGCGTCATTCTTGTCGATTACGCCCATACCCCGGAGGCGCTGGAAACGGTTCTTCGAGAATCCCGGGCGATGGCTGATTCAAAGGTTTATGTCGTTTTTGGCTGCGGAGGGGAGAGGGATTCAGGCAAAAGACCCCTGATGGGATTGGCCGCCGGTCAAATGGCGGATGAAGTCATCATCACGACAGACAATCCCAGGCGCGAGGATCCAGAGAGGATCGTCGCTCAAATATTGGAAGGGTTGCGGGTGACCTCGGCTCATCATGAAGTGATTATGGACAGGCGTGAGGCCCTCCGCAGCGTGATTCCCCGCCTGGAGCCGGGGGATCTCCTGCTGGTTGCGGGCCGCGGCGCGGAAACGATCCAGGATTTCGGGAGGGAAAAGATTCCCTTTGACGACCGGCAGGTAGTGAGAGAGATCTTGTTGGAAATTTCAAATGATCCAGCGGGGCGTGGCCTGAATCAGGAAGGATCCTAA
- a CDS encoding PASTA domain-containing protein: MGGKRLSGREKFLIFAGCLILFLLIGRAAQVQIIHHEFLSEEAMTQQCDTLPIQALRGSLEDRNGTVLVQSLENPSLWADPKEVSDPVGLDRALANLGWTKPGLVSQKIENACQRRFVWLYRDWASWGNVAYVESLWAGAYHRVEPKRLYPSGPLLASILGFVGRDGAGLSGLELELDPLLKGHQGWEQRFVTGGNRPTASLPPRIIEVPQPGQNVQLTIDLRIQEITQRRLQEGVIFWKARAAFALVMDPMTGEMLAIASVPNPDSTLWRRRNGHPWRQRPICDQWEPGSTFKIVTFAAAIENGRIDLDEPIDCENGKWITADWKIGDHERYGILSTRDVLVHSSNIGTAKIALRIGTDEFYRMVRHLGFGSQTGIPFPGEAKGRVLEPDRWNRRSLPTMGFGQELSVNCLQMAMCYAAVANGGNLLKPQLIREVRDARGKIVQKCAPRVVRPVLKKTTCKILTELLRQVVVDGTGTLAEIPWFPPAGKTGTSEMYDPELGTYSSTDYMASFIGFAPWYEPRYLCCVVLDSPQGSIYGGQTAAPIFKAIMEDLTAVHGGMATAEVQVFKDEEKPQPLPDVRGLSPDEARRVIKEAGFIPVLEGRGLRIKEMNPAPGSLGIDGGVVRLFPGGSISEEEQVMPNLLGWPLRRAIVLLSRRGVEWTADGEGWISGQSPLPGEVLKTSAVCRLTATHQASHAWMKWRMVGEGVADAAPWGNVKTRP; encoded by the coding sequence ATGGGAGGTAAACGTTTAAGCGGCCGGGAGAAATTCTTGATTTTTGCGGGATGCCTGATTCTTTTCCTTCTTATCGGCCGCGCCGCGCAAGTTCAGATCATCCATCATGAGTTTCTGAGCGAAGAAGCTATGACTCAGCAATGCGATACCTTGCCAATCCAAGCTCTGCGCGGCTCCCTGGAAGATCGTAATGGGACCGTCCTTGTACAAAGCCTTGAAAATCCCTCTCTCTGGGCGGATCCTAAAGAGGTCTCCGATCCGGTCGGTCTCGACCGCGCCCTGGCGAATCTGGGGTGGACAAAACCGGGACTGGTTTCCCAGAAAATCGAAAATGCATGCCAGCGGCGTTTTGTTTGGTTATACCGTGATTGGGCGTCTTGGGGAAATGTTGCGTATGTAGAAAGTCTATGGGCCGGGGCCTACCATAGGGTGGAGCCCAAAAGACTCTATCCATCAGGACCCCTGCTGGCATCGATCCTCGGCTTCGTCGGCAGAGACGGCGCCGGCCTCTCCGGGCTCGAATTGGAACTCGATCCCCTTCTTAAAGGTCATCAAGGGTGGGAACAGCGCTTTGTAACAGGCGGAAATCGTCCCACGGCGAGTTTGCCGCCCCGGATAATTGAGGTACCGCAACCCGGTCAGAATGTACAATTAACCATTGATTTGCGAATACAGGAAATTACGCAGCGGCGTTTGCAGGAGGGTGTGATTTTCTGGAAAGCCCGTGCGGCGTTTGCGCTGGTGATGGACCCTATGACCGGTGAAATGCTTGCTATCGCCTCAGTTCCTAATCCGGATTCGACTCTTTGGCGCCGTCGAAACGGCCATCCTTGGCGGCAACGCCCGATTTGTGATCAGTGGGAACCTGGTTCTACATTTAAAATTGTGACGTTCGCCGCCGCGATCGAGAATGGGCGCATCGACCTGGATGAACCGATTGATTGTGAAAATGGGAAATGGATCACCGCGGATTGGAAAATCGGAGACCATGAGCGCTACGGGATATTGTCGACTCGCGATGTTCTCGTTCATTCTTCAAATATTGGAACAGCGAAAATCGCCTTACGAATCGGGACCGATGAATTTTACCGGATGGTGCGGCACTTGGGATTTGGGTCCCAAACAGGGATCCCATTCCCGGGAGAGGCCAAGGGCAGGGTGCTCGAACCCGATCGCTGGAATCGCAGAAGTTTGCCGACGATGGGGTTTGGCCAGGAACTCTCTGTTAATTGCCTCCAAATGGCCATGTGTTATGCAGCGGTCGCAAATGGCGGGAATTTATTGAAGCCGCAGCTCATCCGCGAAGTGCGGGATGCCCGCGGGAAAATTGTACAGAAGTGCGCCCCACGGGTCGTGCGCCCGGTTCTCAAGAAAACAACCTGCAAGATTCTGACGGAGCTCCTGAGGCAGGTTGTTGTTGATGGAACGGGGACCTTAGCTGAGATTCCCTGGTTTCCTCCTGCCGGGAAAACCGGAACTTCTGAGATGTATGATCCTGAACTCGGGACCTACAGCTCTACAGACTACATGGCCTCCTTCATCGGTTTTGCGCCATGGTACGAGCCACGTTATCTCTGCTGTGTCGTTCTTGATTCGCCTCAGGGGTCGATATACGGGGGCCAAACAGCAGCGCCGATTTTTAAGGCGATTATGGAAGATTTGACGGCCGTCCATGGGGGGATGGCAACGGCCGAAGTTCAGGTTTTCAAGGATGAGGAGAAACCGCAACCACTTCCGGATGTTCGCGGTCTCTCCCCGGATGAAGCCCGGCGTGTGATAAAAGAGGCCGGATTTATTCCTGTTCTCGAGGGCCGAGGCCTGCGTATTAAAGAAATGAACCCGGCGCCGGGATCATTGGGGATTGATGGTGGGGTTGTCAGATTGTTCCCCGGCGGTTCCATCTCAGAGGAAGAGCAAGTCATGCCGAATCTTCTCGGCTGGCCTTTGCGCCGTGCCATCGTTCTACTTTCCCGCCGAGGTGTTGAATGGACGGCCGACGGCGAAGGTTGGATCAGTGGGCAGAGTCCCCTGCCGGGTGAAGTATTGAAGACATCAGCAGTCTGCCGCTTGACGGCAACACATCAAGCCAGTCACGCATGGATGAAGTGGCGAATGGTTGGCGAAGGAGTCGCGGATGCCGCACCTTGGGGAAATGTTAAAACGCGTCCCTAG